A genomic segment from Drosophila willistoni isolate 14030-0811.24 chromosome 2L unlocalized genomic scaffold, UCI_dwil_1.1 Seg168, whole genome shotgun sequence encodes:
- the LOC6652511 gene encoding cell wall protein TIR4 gives MLIKPLCLVICLVASVRGQTSFSIPIPNFLAGFFGGGTAATSSANAAAGSGTGSGTGTGSSSSNNNNLDDYIAQSLYYSSGLQYIDALRQQREQNYLNYLLALTLANGQFTTPAPTSSTTSTAVTPTTSTAIPTTTGPSTTSTAVAPTASDTTSTAVAPTASDTTSTAVAPTASDNTSTAVAPAGGDTTSTAVAPAGGDTTSTAVAPAGGDTTSTAVAPSDSDGTSTAVAPARFGSYASDFTTSKPLHYDQNQFYYWNGQNLMKQGIPPAGSYIYIPYDPLGQFQAQLRANYRNIPRK, from the coding sequence atgttaattaaacCATTGTGTCTTGTTATTTGTTTAGTCGCTTCAGTTCGCGGACAAACAAGTTTCAGTATTCCGATTCCCAATTTTCTTGCGGGATTCTTTGGAGGAGGGACAGCAGCTACATCAAGCGCAAACGCGGCAGCAGGCAGCGGCACAGGATCGGGAACCGGAACGGGATCAAGTTCATCTAATAACAATAATTTAGACGATTACATCGCCCAAAGTCTGTATTACAGCAGCGGACTTCAGTACATCGACGCACTACGGCAGCAACGGGAGCAGAACTATTTAAATTACCTCTTGGCATTGACACTTGCCAATGGTCAATTTACCACACCAGCTCCAACATCTTCGACGACATCAACAGCTGTAACGCCAACGACCTCCACCGCTATTCCCACAACGACTGGACCATCGACCACATCAACCGCCGTTGCACCCACTGCATCTGACACCACATCAACCGCAGTGGCACCCACCGCTTCCGACACCACTTCAACCGCTGTGGCACCCACCGCATCTGACAACACATCGACTGCTGTGGCACCCGCTGGCGGTGACACCACTTCAACCGCTGTGGCACCAGCTGGCGGTGATACTACATCAACCGCTGTAGCACCTGCTGGCGGTGACACCACATCGACTGCTGTGGCACCTTCTGACTCGGACGGTACATCAACCGCTGTGGCACCGGCTAGGTTTGGATCATATGCGTCCGACTTTACCACATCCAAGCCCCTTCATTATGATCAAAATCAGTTTTACTATTGGAACGGCCAGAACCTGATGAAACAAGGCATTCCTCCGGCAGGTTCCTACATCTACATACCATACGATCCTCTTGGCCAATTCCAAGCACAGCTTAGAGCTAATTATCGTAATATACCAAGGAAATAG
- the LOC6652510 gene encoding uncharacterized protein LOC6652510, whose protein sequence is MRSHLLRFFLGWLSVGALALVMEKERTAPLPWLYWLAYPAAVQQVGAPLPGIPIRRPQREELTTSTTTSRPLQDAMDTIDNSFIREQFLQGILQGLQQSAGPTIQPEVLADFLSQATATTTTSTTEKSIIEKDAHENENDNDDDYDYIDFKNGSRIKYDLDEGESHKLFAPTTKPPAVRPQPNPVYYFYRPYYHYY, encoded by the coding sequence ATGAGATCTCATCTGCTACGCTTCTTTCTGGGTTGGTTGAGTGTGGGTGCACTAGCTCTGGTGATGGAAAAGGAGCGAACTGCCCCCTTACCATGGCTCTATTGGCTAGCCTACCCGGCGGCCGTGCAACAAGTTGGAGCTCCTCTACCTGGCATACCAATAAGACGACCCCAGCGGGAAGAACTCACCACATCGACAACCACTTCTAGACCTCTACAAGATGCAATGGATACAATAGATAACTCTTTTATTCGCGAGCAATTCCTGCAGGGAATTCTACAGGGATTGCAGCAGTCGGCGGGTCCCACCATTCAACCAGAGGTATTGGCTGACTTTCTCTCTCAGGCCACTGCCACCACCACGACATCGACGACGGAGAAAAGTATTATTGAGAAAGATGCCCATGAAAATGAGAATGATAACGATGATGACTACGATTACATTGACTTTAAGAACGGATCACGCATCAAGTACGACCTCGATGAAGGGGAGTCCCATAAGCTGTTTGCTCCAACCACAAAGCCTCCTGCAGTTCGTCCTCAACCCAATCCAGTTTACTATTTCTATAGACCCTACTACCACTACTACTAA
- the LOC124459840 gene encoding leucine-rich repeat extensin-like protein 3 has product MFRYGSLMALCLLCVLSQTQALKIFGRAAIIKDQVDQIDHLDQSDQLDSMEDDDPEPEGRIWQLAAAPPPAPAPAPPAPPPSPHFYQPNYFDALKPIIITQQPAPQQPQPIFYPPSPPPPPPPPPPQHQPYYPPYFPYFFQPQQQQPQIILAALHNQSPRGSYGLTKGISQAQPQSYYMMPRPVLAYDSDEDYVPPVNHKRRSKPKKSTYVVQKRPKKSKTKSTLAQQDDELVYLAVQPVTTVPKVENIKPMEEIISKTM; this is encoded by the exons ATGTTTCGATACGGTTCGCTTATGGCCTTGTGCCTGCTCTGCGTTCTTAGCCAGACGCAGGCGTTGAAAATTTTTGGCAGAGCTGCCATAATCAAAGATCAGGTCGATCAGATTGATCATCTGGATCAGTCAGATCAGTTGGATTCAATGGAAGACGATGATCCTGAGCCAGAGGGACGGATCTGGCAACTTGCAGCCGCACCTCCACCAGCACCAGCGCCTGCACCACCAGCGCCACCGCCATCTCCACATTTCTATCAACCCAACTATTTTGACGCTCTGAAACCAATAATTATAACTCAACAACCGGCACCACAACAACCTCAGCCGATTTTCTACCCACCgtcgccaccaccaccaccaccaccaccaccaccacagcATCAGCCATATTACCCGCCATATTTCCCCTATTTTTTCCAaccccagcagcagcagcctcaAATTATT TTAGCCGCCCTTCACAATCAATCTCCACGTGGCTCATATGGCCTAACTAAGGGAATCTCTCAGGCACAGCCACAATCATATTACATGATGCCACGTCCAGTGCTCGCCTACGATTCCGATGAAGACTATGTGCCCCCAGTTAACCACAAGCGTCGGTCCAAGCCTAAGAAATCCACATATGTTGTCCAGAAGCGTCCCAAGAAGTCAAAGACCAAGTCCACCTTAGCCCAACAGGATGATGAGCTTGTCTATTTGGCTGTTCAGCCGGTAACAACTGTACCCAAAGTTGAAAATATCAAGCCAATGGAGGAAATAATCTCCAAAACTATGTAA
- the LOC6652507 gene encoding basic salivary proline-rich protein 2 — MSSKLAFCSWLALLLGLAVAQQFSVYSLDQLDDAQDGSLEQLNNNFDGQEANYYRGFFSSGSGSGSSSDPFASGGNLVVTIPSKGSSSSSSGSSSSGSSSSSKKKKKKNKKPSPDYQYGPYPPPPYGYYTYPYGYPYYPYYPQPPPPPPPHQHHGTKPGTGTPPEAGTDPESPAPPPSNGHGSPPSNGHGSNPDHGHGSNPDHGHGSTPDHGHGSSPHHGHPPYPPYYPPYPYPPPPPPPPRPKPDSGEDDDDTPTRPQTTKICKKIIPLGLVCF, encoded by the coding sequence ATGAGCTCAAAACTAGCTTTTTGCTCATGGCTGGCTCTGCTTCTTGGCCTGGCAGTGGCCCAGCAGTTTTCTGTCTATTCCCTGGATCAACTGGATGATGCACAAGATGGCAGTTTGGAGCAGCTGAACAATAACTTCGATGGACAGGAGGCCAACTACTATAGAGGATTCTttagcagcggcagcggcagcggcagcagcagtgATCCCTTTGCCAGCGGTGGCAATCTGGTTGTGACTATTCCCTCGAAGGGAAGTTCATCGTCCAGTTCGGGATCGAGTTCCTCCGGATCTTCTAGTTcaagcaaaaagaagaagaagaagaataagAAGCCAAGTCCAGACTATCAATATGGACCCTATCCACCACCACCGTATGGATACTATACCTATCCCTATGGTTATCCCTATTACCCATACTATccacaaccaccaccaccaccaccaccacatcAGCATCATGGCACCAAACCCGGTACTGGAACCCCTCCTGAAGCTGGAACTGACCCTGAAAGTCCTGCACCACCCCCGAGCAATGGTCACGGTTCACCTCCCAGTAATGGACACGGATCAAATCCCGATCATGGACACGGATCAAATCCCGATCATGGACACGGGTCAACTCCCGATCATGGACACGGGTCTTCTCCACATCATGGCCACCCTCCATATCCACCTTACTATCCTCCATATCCCtatccacctcctcctccaccaccaccaaggCCAAAGCCAGACTCTGGTGAGGATGACGATGACACTCCAACAAGACCCCAAACAACCAAAATCTGCAAAAAGATCATTCCTCTGGGACTTGTGTGCTTCTAA